One Spirochaeta africana DSM 8902 genomic window carries:
- the deoC gene encoding deoxyribose-phosphate aldolase — translation MDIAQYIDHTLLKAVARSEDVEQLCREAVEYGFASVCVNSCWVPLASRLLQDSGVAVCTVVGFPLGAAASEAKAAEAALAVQQGAGEIDMVMNIGWLKSGMQQEVQDDISAVRAACPGAVLKVIIETCYLTDDEKRIACRCAVAAGADFVKTSTGFGTGGAIREDLELMLAEVGDAARVKASGGVRDRETAEDYIQLGVARLGTSSGVALAGGSAATEGY, via the coding sequence ATGGATATTGCACAGTATATTGATCATACCCTTCTCAAGGCGGTTGCCCGCTCCGAGGATGTCGAACAGCTCTGCCGCGAGGCTGTTGAGTACGGTTTTGCCTCGGTTTGCGTGAACTCCTGCTGGGTTCCCCTGGCATCCCGACTGCTGCAGGACAGCGGTGTGGCGGTGTGCACCGTGGTCGGGTTTCCCCTTGGAGCCGCAGCCAGTGAGGCCAAGGCCGCCGAGGCAGCGCTGGCGGTACAGCAGGGTGCTGGCGAGATCGACATGGTTATGAATATAGGCTGGCTCAAATCAGGCATGCAGCAGGAGGTGCAGGATGATATCTCGGCGGTTCGGGCAGCCTGTCCAGGCGCCGTGCTCAAGGTGATTATCGAGACCTGCTACCTGACCGACGACGAGAAGCGCATCGCCTGTCGCTGTGCGGTTGCCGCTGGCGCCGATTTTGTCAAAACCTCGACCGGGTTTGGTACCGGGGGCGCAATCCGTGAGGATCTCGAGCTGATGCTGGCCGAGGTGGGTGACGCCGCCAGGGTCAAGGCATCGGGAGGTGTGCGCGATCGCGAGACGGCCGAGGATTATATCCAGCTGGGGGTAGCCCGCCTGGGCACCTCGAGCGGGGTTGCTCTGGCAGGTGGCTCGGCAGCCACCGAAGGCTACTGA
- a CDS encoding ABC transporter permease, which translates to MRLRINREFLIGLITVALGLIAGALLMLLTGHDPVRGYRFLFAGSLMNIERIGNTLAMATPLILTGLSVGFAFRTGLFNIGASGQVLMGGLAATIIGLTVPLPRPLLLSVMALGATAGGALWGLVPGLLKARYNVHEVVATIMMNWIAYWVTYYTIRNHFSRAGLATESRRLGRAASLQTDWLSNLFNGSYINLGIFVALAAVVIVAIILNRTVLGFQLKAVGFNRFAAENAGISVNRNIVLSMMIAGGLSGLAGLTFYTGYAVNMEIGRMPAIGFDGIAVALLGASSPFGILGAALFFGILQSGKGFMSAMTAIPPEIGDTIIASIIYFAATAVLIRKLIAYWAQRLAPEKGDE; encoded by the coding sequence ATGAGGCTGCGCATCAATAGAGAGTTTTTAATCGGGTTGATCACGGTAGCCCTCGGGTTGATTGCCGGTGCACTGCTGATGCTGCTGACCGGGCATGATCCGGTGCGGGGGTATCGCTTTCTGTTTGCCGGTAGTTTGATGAACATCGAGCGGATCGGGAATACCCTGGCTATGGCAACCCCGCTGATCCTGACCGGGCTGTCGGTCGGGTTTGCCTTTCGCACCGGGCTGTTCAATATCGGGGCCTCGGGTCAGGTGCTGATGGGCGGGCTGGCGGCCACTATTATCGGGCTGACCGTGCCCCTGCCGCGCCCCCTGCTGCTGAGTGTGATGGCACTCGGCGCGACAGCTGGCGGGGCTTTGTGGGGGCTGGTCCCCGGTTTGCTCAAGGCTCGCTACAACGTGCATGAGGTTGTCGCAACCATCATGATGAACTGGATTGCCTACTGGGTGACCTACTACACCATCCGTAATCACTTCAGTCGTGCCGGACTGGCTACCGAGTCACGCCGGCTGGGGCGTGCAGCCTCTCTGCAAACCGACTGGTTGAGCAATCTGTTCAATGGATCCTATATCAATCTCGGCATCTTTGTGGCGCTGGCTGCGGTGGTGATCGTGGCGATTATCCTGAACCGAACGGTGCTGGGATTCCAGCTGAAAGCGGTAGGCTTTAACCGCTTCGCGGCCGAGAATGCCGGGATCAGTGTAAACCGCAATATCGTGCTGTCGATGATGATTGCCGGCGGGCTTTCCGGGCTGGCCGGGCTTACCTTCTACACCGGCTATGCGGTGAACATGGAGATCGGCAGGATGCCGGCAATCGGGTTTGACGGTATTGCGGTAGCCCTGCTGGGTGCCTCCTCGCCGTTCGGTATCCTGGGGGCGGCCTTGTTCTTCGGTATTTTGCAGTCAGGGAAGGGCTTTATGAGCGCGATGACCGCCATTCCGCCGGAGATCGGCGACACGATCATCGCCTCGATCATCTATTTTGCGGCAACTGCGGTGCTTATCCGCAAGCTTATTGCGTATTGGGCTCAGCGCCTGGCACCAGAGAAGGGAGACGAGTGA
- a CDS encoding ABC transporter permease, translating into MWDIVRNIFPYAIAFTAPIMITALGGLFSERSGVVNIGLEGLMVIGSFAAAFFAATMVPVIGPAAVWLSLPVAMLAGGAFALLHAFASINLNADQIISGTAINMIAGSLTVFFARTFTGSGIIQLRLGLPRFNVPLLVDIPVIGPLLFRQTYGTTWIILLILAISTFVLYKTPFGMRLRACGEHPQAVDAAGINVYRLRYSAVVISGALAGLGGASILVTYSGEFSGSVAGIGFLALAALIFGQWKPWGILGSTVFFGFAATMANASQAEPALQAVPEVLLKVFPYVMTLLALMLFSRRSQAPQAIGEPFDQGKR; encoded by the coding sequence ATGTGGGATATCGTACGCAACATCTTTCCCTATGCGATAGCCTTTACGGCCCCGATCATGATTACCGCGCTGGGCGGTCTGTTCAGCGAACGCAGCGGGGTGGTGAATATCGGCCTGGAGGGGCTGATGGTTATTGGCTCCTTTGCGGCTGCCTTTTTTGCTGCAACCATGGTGCCGGTCATCGGTCCGGCGGCGGTGTGGCTCAGTCTGCCGGTGGCTATGCTGGCCGGGGGGGCGTTTGCCCTGCTGCATGCCTTTGCCAGTATCAATCTGAATGCGGACCAGATTATCAGCGGTACCGCGATAAATATGATTGCCGGCTCGCTGACGGTGTTCTTTGCGCGGACCTTTACCGGCTCCGGGATTATTCAGCTGCGGTTGGGTTTGCCGCGCTTTAATGTACCACTGCTGGTTGATATCCCGGTTATCGGCCCATTGCTGTTCCGGCAGACCTATGGCACCACCTGGATCATCCTGCTTATCCTGGCGATCAGCACTTTCGTGCTGTACAAGACCCCGTTCGGGATGCGCCTGCGGGCCTGCGGGGAGCACCCACAGGCGGTGGATGCTGCCGGGATTAATGTGTATCGTCTGCGCTACAGTGCGGTGGTGATCTCGGGGGCATTGGCCGGATTGGGCGGAGCGTCTATTCTGGTTACCTATTCCGGCGAGTTCAGCGGATCTGTTGCCGGTATCGGGTTCCTTGCCCTGGCGGCGCTGATATTCGGGCAGTGGAAACCGTGGGGAATACTCGGCTCCACCGTGTTTTTCGGTTTTGCGGCTACTATGGCCAACGCCAGTCAGGCCGAACCGGCGCTGCAGGCTGTGCCGGAGGTTCTACTCAAGGTGTTCCCCTATGTCATGACGTTGCTGGCACTGATGTTGTTCTCCAGACGCTCACAGGCCCCGCAGGCAATCGGCGAACCCTTTGACCAGGGAAAACGATAA